In Herbaspirillum seropedicae, a single window of DNA contains:
- a CDS encoding Lrp/AsnC family transcriptional regulator yields the protein MSIINVDRYDLALLTELQRDGHITNSALGQKVHLSTSQISRRVQRLEEAHVIERYTAVLDPAVVGLGVTAFTTVTLDRQGETRGELFEKAVETMPEVTECFSVTGEGDYILRIVAPDLAAFSEFMMTRLLRLPGVTNVKSNITLKKVKQSHELPLEHVMQPVKSRQRIRFSQ from the coding sequence ATGAGCATCATCAACGTGGACCGCTATGACCTCGCGCTGCTGACCGAGCTGCAGCGCGACGGCCATATCACCAATAGCGCCCTGGGCCAGAAGGTCCACTTGTCGACCTCGCAGATCAGCCGCCGCGTGCAGCGCCTGGAAGAAGCCCACGTCATCGAACGCTACACCGCCGTGCTGGACCCGGCCGTGGTCGGCTTGGGCGTGACGGCCTTCACCACCGTGACGCTGGATCGCCAGGGCGAGACCCGCGGCGAGCTCTTCGAGAAGGCCGTCGAGACCATGCCCGAGGTGACCGAGTGCTTTTCGGTCACGGGAGAGGGCGATTATATCCTGCGCATCGTCGCCCCCGACCTGGCGGCGTTTTCCGAATTCATGATGACGCGCCTGCTGCGTCTGCCGGGCGTGACCAATGTCAAATCCAACATCACCCTCAAGAAGGTCAAGCAGTCGCATGAACTGCCGCTGGAACACGTGATGCAGCCGGTCAAGTCGCGCCAGCGCATCCGCTTCTCACAGTAG